The following nucleotide sequence is from Solea senegalensis isolate Sse05_10M linkage group LG19, IFAPA_SoseM_1, whole genome shotgun sequence.
TGCATGAACAAAGGAGCTTGCATGAATGGAGGAGCTGGCATGAACGGAGGCGCTTGCATGAACGGAGGAGCTGGCGCGAATTGTGGAGGGAATCGGGGAGGTGAAAATGGTAGATAGGACACAGGCCTGTTTGCCGCCAGGGTGCGCTGGCGGGGGAAAGCTTCCCCCTCGTGGTTTTCAGGCTCCtcaaatgtcatcacttcatgTGCATGCTGCACAGGGGAAGTGTGTTCATTGCAGGGAGAGACTCCTTAGCCAGGTGCAGCTGTTTCGGAAGTACAGTGCCTTGCAGCAGCATGTCCCTGTCCTTCCTCTTATCCCTCCTAAGCAGCCTACAAGACAAACATTGATTATTTTATACATGTGAGCCTGTCCCCCTAAGgttattacatattttataaCAAGCATACAGTTGGAGGTTTTTCTTgaggttaaatatttatatactgtctTGACTGTGTGGGAAAggtaaacaaaataacacacaccaTGAAGAGACAGTGGTGTTGTTAACCGGCACCAGAACCAAGTTGGTCTGGTCCAGGACAACCCTGCTGTCCTCCAGCAGCTGTTTGACATGGCTGTAGATGCTGACAATGGACTGAGGGATGGGCATGGTTTTTCCCCTTGTGTCCTTTGGCCTGTTGCGTGGTTGCTCAAACTCTTTGGCAAGTCTGAGGCAAACACACTCGCTGACCCTGTGTACTTCAGGGTCCTGGGCTGCTTGGCCGTGAGTCATGTATAGTCTGTGGGAGAGAAAGATGATATGATCTGGACTGTGAACAAGGATGTAAAGTCGTAAAGGTGACGATGTCAACAGGGattgcaataaaataataatttgcattCACAATGGTGAGTGCGGTCTCTTATTCAATGATTTGTATTGAACCAAAATGATAGCCAATTGTGGTCAAGCACCTCTCTGCCGCCTGCTGTCCAGGAGCAGAGCCACTCGGCTTCCTGGGTGATCGCCACAGTCCTCCTGATGTATGTCCTTTCTTCTTAGGCTTCTGGGTGTACCTAAACAGTGAAAGAGACCTCCATATGCTTCATTGTTCCAtggaatgtttgtttgttgtaattaTGGTGTACAAAATAATTACTATTTTGTACCTTGAAGGTGCCTTGTCCATGGTATGGAGAGCTGTGTACAGGTTGACTATGTCCGCCTCCTCCTTGACTGACAAGGCAGTGATTGTGCGGTTCAAGTCAACTAGGTAGACTGCTCGGGCATCAACTGCCTCCCATCCCACAACTCCTCTTGAGTCACATTGGCTGGTCTGAAAAGTGATaagtgagaaaaagaaaaaacaagcaaataaatgTACACTCTTGTTTCTAATTATGTGAGTAATGAtgattttatattaatttatcttattaaaatgtaacaagATTTACTTACAGTTAAATATTATGTTTGAGAAAGTGTTATTGACCTCTGTGTCAGCCTCCAACAACACCTGGTCTTCCACAGCACTTGGAGGATCATGATCACCAGCCCCAAGCTCAGCTGACTGGCAGAGAGCAGCGTCAGGCTCTCCACCCCCAAGATCACCTGGTATGCCCACTGTGATATCTGGCTCATCCTCCTCAAGCATCTGCTTTGGAGCAAGCAGGTCACCTCTGTTGGTCTGGGCCAAAAAGATACTCCACAGCAATGAGCACActcctgcctgcctgcctgcctgcctgcctgccacAAACTTCACACCCAAGAAATGCATGTCCTCTGACCCTGTTTGGAAGAGTCtaaaaaagggaaagagaaaATCATCAGGGTTCAAAGTGAAAACACCACCTCCATTTTAGTCTACCCTAACGCTCCAACTACCAGAAATGATGTACCTACAAGAAAGATTCATAGATTAATGCATGtaatttcaataaataatgtacaatctgaaaataaatagatatgtaATGTGAATATAAG
It contains:
- the LOC122785689 gene encoding uncharacterized protein LOC122785689 — encoded protein: MHFLGVKFVAGRQAGRQAGVCSLLWSIFLAQTNRGDLLAPKQMLEEDEPDITVGIPGDLGGGEPDAALCQSAELGAGDHDPPSAVEDQVLLEADTETSQCDSRGVVGWEAVDARAVYLVDLNRTITALSVKEEADIVNLYTALHTMDKAPSRYTQKPKKKGHTSGGLWRSPRKPSGSAPGQQAAERLYMTHGQAAQDPEVHRVSECVCLRLAKEFEQPRNRPKDTRGKTMPIPQSIVSIYSHVKQLLEDSRVVLDQTNLVLVPVNNTTVSSWLLRRDKRKDRDMLLQGTVLPKQLHLAKESLPAMNTLPLCSMHMK